In Caldicellulosiruptor obsidiansis OB47, a single window of DNA contains:
- a CDS encoding helix-turn-helix domain-containing protein, giving the protein MNLFRFRLKELREEKNISRSDLAEILGVSTQTIANYENGHREPNFDTLLKIADYFNVTVDYLIGRSEYRTVEEQISKRSKFERTVGESLKEVIMNKKLEEIRRDEKIEKETGTFIEEILEPLMNSAATVFYYVLLESSDTKLWQNIIKKIFLLLYNYWSNVEDLLQNNTLRHILFYHDDFIYSVMEEILKHSDNLENLTPIYEKYNNEIKKIEERIGELNDLISSLMLKFADLTRLFYARIRFGEVPRFDYLFEEYGKDSVINYFRSIISKRNNKEGESNGSKDT; this is encoded by the coding sequence GTGAATTTATTTAGATTTAGACTTAAAGAACTTAGAGAAGAAAAGAATATTTCAAGAAGTGATTTGGCAGAAATTTTAGGAGTTTCTACGCAAACTATAGCGAATTATGAGAATGGACACAGGGAGCCTAATTTTGACACATTACTTAAAATTGCTGATTATTTTAATGTGACAGTGGACTATCTTATCGGCAGAAGTGAATATAGAACAGTAGAAGAACAAATATCCAAAAGAAGTAAGTTTGAAAGAACTGTTGGTGAAAGTTTGAAAGAAGTTATAATGAACAAAAAACTTGAAGAAATTAGAAGGGATGAAAAAATAGAAAAGGAAACTGGAACATTTATCGAAGAAATATTAGAACCATTAATGAATAGTGCTGCCACTGTCTTTTATTATGTATTATTGGAGTCCAGTGATACTAAACTATGGCAAAATATTATAAAGAAAATATTTTTACTTCTATATAACTATTGGAGTAATGTAGAAGATTTATTGCAAAATAATACTCTTAGGCATATTTTATTTTATCATGATGATTTTATATACAGTGTAATGGAAGAAATTTTAAAACACTCTGACAATCTTGAAAATTTAACTCCAATCTATGAGAAATATAATAACGAAATAAAAAAAATAGAAGAGCGTATAGGTGAATTAAATGATCTTATTTCTAGTCTTATGCTAAAATTTGCAGATTTAACAAGATTATTTTATGCTAGAATTCGCTTTGGAGAAGTCCCCAGATTTGATTATTTGTTTGAAGAGTATGGTAAAGATTCTGTGATAAATTATTTTAGGTCTATAATATCCAAACGAAACAACAAAGAAGGTGAATCCAATGGAAGCAAGGATACCTAA
- a CDS encoding Uma2 family endonuclease, producing the protein MEARIPKFYTYADYLELPEDARVELIDGVIYDMSHAPSRVHQEIIFELTLIIGNYIKQNNKPCKVYTAPFDVVLVEEGQDEKQAINVVQPDISIICDKKKLTDKGCVGAPEMIIEVVSEYNPSHDYVRKLNLYNQYKVKEYLIVNPNNQTILVYRLKDTEDYLPPELYTFNDKVKVGIFEDLIIDFAQIKEVL; encoded by the coding sequence ATGGAAGCAAGGATACCTAAGTTTTACACATATGCAGATTACCTTGAGCTCCCAGAAGACGCAAGGGTAGAGCTAATTGATGGTGTCATCTATGATATGAGCCATGCACCTTCAAGAGTGCACCAAGAAATTATTTTTGAACTTACACTAATCATTGGGAATTATATTAAGCAAAACAACAAACCCTGCAAAGTATATACAGCTCCATTTGATGTTGTTCTTGTTGAGGAAGGACAGGATGAAAAACAGGCAATCAACGTTGTCCAGCCTGATATATCAATCATATGCGATAAGAAAAAACTCACTGATAAAGGCTGTGTTGGAGCTCCTGAGATGATAATTGAGGTTGTATCTGAATATAATCCATCTCACGACTATGTAAGAAAGCTGAACCTGTATAATCAGTATAAAGTCAAAGAATATTTGATTGTTAACCCTAACAATCAAACAATTTTAGTATACAGACTCAAAGATACCGAAGATTACCTGCCACCAGAACTATACACCTTCAATGACAAGGTCAAGGTTGGTATTTTTGAAGACCTTATAATAGACTTTGCTCAAATCAAAGAGGTGTTATAA
- a CDS encoding ABC transporter substrate-binding protein yields the protein MKCKKMFVILLTITFMVSVLTLGFSFGKAATSKKLITITTHTTSNQPPAVADLYKKKLREKFGIDLKTIYIPQSDYVTKMSLLFASNMAPDWIRALRPEYNLNEWIAAGYLIGFTPEEIKKKWPNYLKIWTKEEWDYLYKIVRYSDGKVYSFHGRRIAPVDMAFLYRKEIFDKYNLKFPTTVDEFYKTCILLHQKTGKVVYLHANAVSGNLSLWAFTGIFLMYGLPELAPRQISYVDPLTKKFVPFAFNQNNYRQALILINKLYKAGCIWKEYATATRDQLDKFRTQGQGIIMWAYPANIGTYNNLYRNTDKDTNWVWSKDVPTAYPGKAYFFKRNPLHFADGNGFNSSISKEKLERLLQYLNWALSEEGQIFHTYGEYGVTYKKEGDKYVYLNHIQTPTNPSGKYSLQDYGFPFAAPNGFMVAYPQAVETYAPIYAELAKTFMNRPKYYYIREEPMMFTKEEMAERAELESNIMAVVDEYCMKFVTGQLDPSNNKDWQQYLNVLNKIGLQRLITIRINAYNRAKK from the coding sequence ATGAAATGCAAAAAAATGTTTGTGATTTTACTGACAATTACTTTTATGGTTTCTGTTTTAACCTTAGGATTCTCATTTGGGAAAGCAGCTACTTCGAAAAAATTAATCACAATCACTACTCATACCACCTCTAATCAACCGCCTGCAGTGGCAGATTTATACAAAAAGAAGTTGAGAGAAAAATTTGGAATAGATTTAAAAACCATTTATATTCCTCAAAGTGATTATGTTACTAAAATGTCTTTACTTTTTGCAAGTAATATGGCACCAGATTGGATACGTGCGCTTAGACCAGAATATAATTTAAACGAATGGATAGCTGCAGGATATTTAATTGGATTTACACCGGAGGAAATAAAAAAGAAATGGCCGAACTACTTAAAGATATGGACAAAAGAAGAATGGGATTACCTTTACAAAATAGTACGTTATAGTGATGGTAAGGTATATTCATTTCATGGAAGAAGAATTGCACCAGTTGATATGGCTTTCTTATATAGGAAAGAAATATTCGATAAATACAATTTGAAATTCCCAACTACAGTTGATGAATTTTACAAAACATGTATATTATTACACCAGAAAACTGGAAAGGTTGTATATTTACACGCGAATGCTGTCTCTGGTAACTTAAGTCTTTGGGCATTTACAGGAATATTTTTGATGTATGGTTTACCTGAACTTGCGCCACGACAGATTTCTTATGTAGACCCGCTTACCAAAAAGTTTGTGCCTTTTGCATTTAATCAGAACAACTATCGCCAAGCTCTAATTTTGATAAACAAACTTTATAAAGCAGGTTGCATTTGGAAAGAATATGCTACAGCAACTCGTGATCAGTTAGATAAGTTTAGAACCCAAGGGCAAGGAATAATTATGTGGGCATATCCTGCAAATATAGGAACTTACAATAATCTATATAGAAATACAGATAAAGATACAAACTGGGTATGGTCCAAGGATGTACCAACAGCATATCCTGGAAAAGCTTACTTTTTCAAAAGAAATCCTTTGCATTTTGCAGATGGCAACGGATTTAATTCAAGTATAAGCAAAGAAAAATTAGAAAGGCTTCTTCAATATTTAAATTGGGCACTGAGTGAAGAAGGACAGATATTCCACACTTATGGTGAATATGGTGTTACTTATAAAAAAGAAGGGGATAAATATGTATATCTAAACCATATTCAAACTCCAACCAATCCCTCAGGAAAGTATAGTTTACAAGATTATGGTTTTCCATTTGCAGCGCCAAACGGCTTTATGGTAGCATATCCTCAAGCTGTAGAGACATATGCTCCTATATATGCAGAACTTGCGAAAACGTTTATGAATAGACCAAAATATTATTATATAAGAGAAGAACCCATGATGTTTACAAAAGAAGAAATGGCAGAAAGGGCTGAGCTAGAATCAAATATTATGGCAGTTGTAGATGAGTATTGCATGAAATTTGTAACAGGTCAGTTAGATCCAAGCAATAACAAAGATTGGCAGCAATATTTAAATGTTTTAAACAAAATTGGGTTGCAACGTTTGATAACAATTAGGATAAATGCATATAATAGAGCCAAGAAATAA
- a CDS encoding Uma2 family endonuclease, which translates to MEERISKVYTYADYLGFPQNARVELIDGVIYDISHAPSRVHQEIIFELTLIIGNYIKQNNKPCKVYTAPFDVVLVEEGQDEKQAINVVQPDISIICDKKKLTDKGCVGAPEMIIEVVSEYNPSHDYVRKLNLYNQYKVKEYLIVNPNNQTILVYRLKDTEDYLPPELYTFNDKVKVGIFEDLIIDFAQIKEVL; encoded by the coding sequence ATAGAAGAAAGAATATCTAAGGTTTACACTTATGCAGACTATCTTGGGTTTCCACAAAACGCAAGAGTAGAGCTAATTGATGGTGTCATCTATGATATAAGCCATGCACCTTCAAGAGTGCACCAAGAAATTATTTTTGAACTTACACTAATCATTGGGAATTATATTAAGCAAAACAACAAACCCTGCAAAGTATATACAGCTCCATTTGATGTTGTTCTTGTTGAGGAAGGACAGGATGAAAAACAGGCAATCAACGTTGTCCAGCCTGATATATCAATCATATGCGATAAGAAAAAACTCACTGATAAAGGCTGTGTTGGAGCTCCTGAGATGATAATTGAGGTTGTATCTGAATATAATCCATCTCACGACTATGTAAGAAAGCTGAACCTGTATAATCAGTATAAAGTCAAAGAATATTTGATTGTTAACCCTAACAATCAAACAATTTTAGTATACAGACTCAAAGATACCGAAGATTACCTGCCACCAGAACTATACACCTTCAATGACAAGGTCAAGGTTGGTATTTTTGAAGACCTTATAATAGACTTTGCTCAAATCAAAGAGGTGTTATAA
- a CDS encoding DUF6809 family protein, giving the protein MTTIEKTQMNDVFEKVFRQLTVELVNYRSKEILKDQEYLKTTGEIDILKAKLKELISEEAKKIYEEIEELQSYLCAIYELHGYKQGFKDGAKLTAKLLFE; this is encoded by the coding sequence ATGACAACAATTGAAAAAACTCAAATGAACGATGTTTTTGAAAAAGTCTTTAGGCAGCTAACAGTTGAACTTGTAAACTACAGGTCTAAAGAGATTCTGAAAGACCAAGAGTATTTAAAGACCACAGGCGAAATTGATATCCTTAAGGCAAAGCTCAAAGAACTGATAAGCGAGGAAGCAAAGAAGATTTACGAAGAGATTGAAGAGCTCCAGAGTTATTTGTGTGCTATCTATGAACTGCACGGTTACAAACAAGGTTTTAAGGATGGCGCAAAGCTGACAGCAAAGCTTTTGTTTGAGTAG
- a CDS encoding alpha-glucosidase/alpha-galactosidase codes for MLNTTSEQQKQINIAYIGGGSRGWAWRLMTDLALEKDLSGTVRLYDIDFEAAKTNEVIGNKLSSKPEIVGKWKYVAVESLDEALYGADFIIISILPGTFEEMYSDVHAPEKYGIYQSVGDTTGPGGLIRGLRTVPMYVEFAEAIKRNCPDAWVINYTNPMAICLKALYEVFPKIKAFGCCHEVFGTQKLLTEVVKEFLGEEREISRREIKVNVLGINHFTWFDKASYKTHDLFPLYKEFVHKYYEEGFEKTKGLWEKDYFASANRVKFDLFKRFGLIAAAGDRHLAEFVPYIYLRDKETVYKWKFNLTPVEWRIKHREELIKLSKEYASDQKEVPLNPSGEEGVMQMKAILGLDTLVTNVNLPNMGQIPNLPIGAIVETNAVFTHDDVRPVYAGKLPSDLASIMTRHISNQELIVKAALEKDLNLAKRAFLNDPAVERLPQNKAEQLFDEMINNTKKYLAYLGL; via the coding sequence ATGTTGAATACCACATCAGAACAACAGAAACAAATCAATATAGCATACATTGGTGGGGGTTCACGCGGCTGGGCATGGAGGTTGATGACTGATTTAGCGTTAGAAAAAGACTTGAGTGGTACTGTTAGACTTTATGATATTGATTTTGAAGCTGCTAAGACAAATGAAGTAATAGGCAATAAGCTTTCAAGCAAACCTGAGATAGTGGGGAAGTGGAAATATGTTGCTGTAGAGAGCTTAGATGAAGCTTTATATGGTGCAGATTTTATTATCATTTCGATTTTGCCTGGGACATTTGAAGAGATGTATTCGGATGTCCATGCTCCTGAGAAATATGGTATATACCAGTCTGTAGGTGACACAACAGGTCCAGGAGGTCTTATCAGAGGACTTAGGACTGTTCCTATGTATGTTGAATTTGCAGAAGCTATAAAGAGAAATTGTCCAGATGCTTGGGTTATCAATTACACAAATCCAATGGCTATATGCTTAAAAGCCCTATATGAAGTATTTCCTAAAATAAAAGCTTTTGGCTGCTGTCATGAAGTTTTTGGTACCCAGAAGCTTTTGACCGAAGTTGTAAAAGAATTTTTAGGAGAAGAAAGAGAAATCTCAAGAAGAGAAATCAAGGTAAATGTTCTTGGTATAAATCATTTTACGTGGTTTGATAAAGCATCATATAAAACTCATGATTTATTCCCTCTTTACAAGGAATTTGTGCACAAATATTATGAAGAAGGTTTTGAAAAAACAAAAGGATTGTGGGAAAAAGATTATTTTGCTTCTGCAAATAGAGTGAAGTTTGACTTATTTAAACGCTTTGGACTTATTGCTGCAGCAGGTGATAGACACTTGGCTGAATTTGTCCCATACATTTATCTTAGAGACAAAGAGACAGTTTATAAATGGAAATTCAACTTGACACCTGTCGAATGGCGAATTAAACACAGAGAAGAATTGATTAAACTTAGCAAAGAATACGCATCTGACCAAAAAGAAGTTCCATTGAATCCTTCTGGAGAAGAGGGAGTTATGCAGATGAAAGCTATTTTAGGTTTGGATACGTTGGTGACAAACGTGAATTTACCAAATATGGGTCAAATACCAAATCTTCCAATAGGAGCTATAGTTGAGACAAATGCAGTGTTTACCCATGATGACGTCAGACCTGTCTATGCAGGAAAGCTACCTTCAGATTTGGCAAGCATAATGACAAGGCATATCAGCAATCAAGAACTTATAGTTAAAGCTGCTTTAGAAAAGGACTTGAACCTTGCAAAAAGAGCATTCTTAAATGACCCTGCAGTTGAAAGACTACCGCAGAACAAAGCTGAGCAGCTTTTTGATGAGATGATAAATAACACTAAAAAGTATTTGGCATATTTAGGCTTGTAA
- a CDS encoding helix-turn-helix domain-containing protein → MELYNANPQRDKIEKLTISIKEAAQMLGISYNVMLTLVHRKDFPKILAGQRRILIPKEAFMRWVNEQACQNK, encoded by the coding sequence ATGGAACTATATAATGCAAACCCCCAGCGCGACAAAATAGAAAAACTCACAATCAGCATTAAAGAAGCTGCTCAAATGCTTGGCATTTCGTACAATGTTATGCTCACTTTGGTACACAGAAAAGACTTCCCCAAAATCTTGGCTGGGCAGCGACGAATCCTCATACCCAAAGAAGCTTTCATGCGTTGGGTCAATGAACAAGCTTGCCAAAATAAATAA
- a CDS encoding DnaB-like helicase N-terminal domain-containing protein, with protein MKEISNNMSNSSLYSLEAEEAEKAVVGSMIINQDVIQEVEKVLSKEDFYNANLSIIFEAIISLYKSKSPVDIITVTEELKKRNLLEVVGGQEYLTNIMFDVPTTANVMYYAKVVKQKSILRRAIKKSELLLNTLQTGDIKQAKHLLLDLTNETSFIENEQYESLKVLSISEAAENDRRQGTNLWLVQNFIPEKGLVIFSGRPKHGKTTVLYKIISDIVSDRPCFGRITKSTKVLWLTFENSYSSVEEGLLNHNCLNINNILTIDLSNQKEMLNVETLVKIAKKNDCNLIILEPMTSLSELAKLGQANKLSYEAIYATLIPIMQTMKKEGLCFIGVRHSSKGKGTLNDITDVIDAPMGSTAFSAAADALIGFGLPPNAEKSTQRRIMAIGRDVQLDCLLEYDIEKGCYTELGEMIIEKQLSDLENKVYKYLKNNTAATPKEIAKNTGLNQGSIRSALHRLVEKGLVIKISSYYSLPANNNHENNNNSATVATLATVATLATLATDATVVKRDKLLQGVADALQHSENEILQGFEEDKTYSVANVAGVAKTEDDMTYEEIKQKIKK; from the coding sequence ATGAAAGAAATATCTAATAATATGTCAAATTCAAGCTTGTATTCCTTAGAAGCGGAAGAAGCAGAAAAAGCAGTTGTCGGTTCGATGATAATTAACCAAGATGTGATACAGGAAGTTGAAAAAGTTTTAAGCAAAGAAGACTTTTATAATGCCAATCTTAGTATAATTTTTGAAGCAATTATAAGCCTTTACAAAAGCAAAAGCCCTGTAGATATAATCACAGTTACAGAAGAACTGAAAAAGAGAAACCTTTTAGAAGTTGTTGGTGGGCAGGAGTATTTGACTAATATTATGTTTGATGTACCTACAACAGCTAATGTAATGTATTACGCAAAAGTTGTAAAACAAAAATCAATATTAAGGAGAGCAATAAAGAAAAGTGAACTACTTTTGAACACGTTACAAACTGGCGACATAAAGCAAGCTAAGCATCTTTTATTGGATTTGACAAATGAAACAAGTTTTATCGAAAACGAACAATATGAAAGTCTCAAGGTTCTGAGTATTTCTGAAGCTGCAGAAAATGATAGACGACAAGGAACAAATCTTTGGCTTGTACAAAATTTTATACCAGAAAAAGGTCTTGTGATTTTTTCAGGAAGACCTAAGCATGGTAAAACCACTGTGTTATATAAAATTATCTCTGATATCGTTTCAGACAGACCATGTTTTGGTCGAATTACAAAAAGTACAAAGGTCTTGTGGCTAACATTTGAGAACTCTTATTCCTCAGTTGAAGAAGGACTTTTGAACCACAATTGTTTAAACATCAATAACATCCTCACAATAGACTTATCAAACCAAAAAGAAATGTTGAACGTCGAAACATTAGTAAAAATAGCAAAGAAAAATGATTGTAATTTAATAATATTGGAACCAATGACAAGTTTGAGCGAATTAGCTAAACTTGGACAGGCAAATAAACTCTCTTATGAGGCTATATATGCTACTCTAATACCGATAATGCAGACCATGAAAAAAGAAGGTCTTTGCTTTATCGGGGTAAGACACAGTAGTAAAGGTAAAGGAACTTTGAACGATATCACCGATGTTATAGATGCACCGATGGGTTCCACAGCTTTTTCAGCAGCTGCTGACGCATTAATTGGTTTTGGATTGCCACCAAACGCTGAAAAAAGTACTCAGCGTCGCATTATGGCAATAGGACGCGATGTTCAGCTTGATTGTTTGTTGGAGTATGATATTGAAAAAGGTTGCTACACTGAGTTAGGCGAAATGATAATTGAAAAGCAATTATCAGACCTTGAAAACAAAGTCTATAAATATCTAAAGAACAATACAGCAGCTACTCCAAAGGAGATTGCTAAGAATACAGGCTTAAACCAAGGAAGTATTAGAAGTGCTTTACATCGATTAGTTGAAAAAGGATTAGTTATAAAAATTTCAAGTTATTATTCATTGCCCGCTAATAACAACCATGAAAATAATAATAATTCTGCAACAGTTGCAACACTTGCAACAGTTGCAACACTTGCAACACTTGCAACAGATGCAACAGTGGTCAAAAGAGATAAACTGTTGCAAGGTGTTGCAGATGCTTTGCAACACTCAGAAAATGAGATTTTACAAGGGTTTGAAGAGGATAAAACATATAGCGTTGCAAACGTTGCAGGTGTTGCAAAAACAGAAGACGATATGACATATGAAGAAATAAAACAAAAAATTAAAAAATAG
- a CDS encoding sigma-70 family RNA polymerase sigma factor — MELLIANQLDNLHRQLLIANNLKLVYHVANKFMPCPKGYMYEVDDLISEGYFGLVVAANNYKPELGTPFSSYACKVIESKIKRSLPKYKLSSAISLDSPVSKEPEEDSSTLGEIISDGYSVEKEVIRKDTLDRLQRFFDTLTDEEKERVLYYISTGKNPPASDILFRKARRKIIARMRQEQFEADLDDLTVFISCPAVHVAAGKEYFSSPVEAAVLAREEKRKQLEVLSCIPQLDKLRQLKQQGEQDRMKLLAAKWEVEEFIERNWDNLTIHNIRLLKDYFVFCLSHLSMVQKYGSNYREQIKRIIKKMV; from the coding sequence ATGGAACTTCTAATTGCCAATCAGCTTGACAATCTACATCGACAGCTTCTAATTGCCAACAACTTAAAGCTTGTGTATCACGTTGCAAACAAGTTTATGCCATGTCCTAAGGGTTACATGTATGAAGTTGATGATTTGATTTCTGAAGGTTACTTTGGATTAGTTGTGGCAGCTAATAATTACAAACCAGAACTGGGAACACCATTTTCAAGTTATGCTTGCAAAGTTATTGAAAGCAAGATAAAAAGAAGTCTGCCAAAGTACAAATTGTCTTCTGCTATCTCTTTGGACAGTCCAGTATCAAAAGAACCAGAAGAAGATTCATCTACACTTGGAGAGATAATCTCAGATGGTTATTCAGTTGAAAAGGAAGTTATCAGAAAAGACACTCTTGATAGGCTCCAAAGATTTTTTGATACCTTGACCGATGAGGAAAAAGAGAGGGTTTTATATTACATCTCCACAGGAAAAAATCCACCTGCCAGCGATATACTGTTTAGAAAGGCAAGAAGGAAGATAATAGCCAGAATGAGGCAAGAGCAGTTTGAGGCAGACCTTGACGACTTGACAGTATTCATATCCTGTCCAGCTGTGCATGTGGCAGCAGGCAAAGAATATTTTTCATCTCCAGTTGAAGCTGCAGTTTTGGCAAGAGAAGAGAAAAGAAAACAGCTTGAAGTTTTGTCTTGTATTCCTCAATTGGACAAGCTAAGACAATTAAAACAACAAGGTGAACAGGATAGAATGAAACTACTTGCTGCCAAGTGGGAAGTGGAAGAGTTCATAGAAAGAAATTGGGATAATCTCACAATCCACAATATTAGACTTCTCAAAGACTACTTTGTTTTTTGTCTTTCGCATTTGTCCATGGTGCAAAAGTATGGTAGCAACTACAGGGAACAAATAAAGAGAATAATAAAAAAGATGGTGTGA